The nucleotide window TGCCCGAAAACCGCGCCCGGAACCCGGCGTCGTCCAGTTTTGCCAACTCTGCCAGCGGCGGGGCGACCAGATCGTCGCGGGCGTGATAGCGCAGCTCCGTCGCCTCGACCGCGAACTTGTTCCACGGGCAGACGGCAAGGCAATCGTCGCAGCCATAGATCCGGTTGCCCATCCTTTCGCGCAACTCTCCGTCCACCGGGCCCTTGTGCTCGATCGTCAGGTAGGAAATGCAGCGCCGTGCATCCAGCTGGTAGGGTGCCGGAAACGCATCGGTCGGACAGATATCCAGGCAGGCGCGGCAAGAGCCGCAATGATCCTCTTCCGCAGGATCAGTGTCTATTTCGAGCGTGGTGAAGACCGACCCGATGAAGAACCAGCTGCCCATCTGGCGGCTCACGAGGTTGGTGTGCTTGCCCTGCCACCCGAGGCCCGCCGCCTCGCCCAGGGGTTTTTCCGGGACCGGCGCGGTGTCCACGAAGACCTTCACCTCGCCACCCGCTTCGGCGATCAGCCAGCGCGCCAGGCGCTTCAGCCGCTTTTTCACGATGTCGTGGTAGTCGCGGTTGCGGGCATAGACCGAAACGGTGCCGACTTCCGGGTCGTCCAGCGTCGCCATCGGGTCGCTCTCGGGCGTATAGCTTTCGCCCAGCATGATCACAGATCGCGCCTCGGGCCACAGCACATCGGGCGCGCCGCGCCAGTGCGCCCGGTCGGCCAGCCAATCCATCTGTCCGTGATAGCCCTTGTCCAGAAAGGCCGCCAACCGCGCGGGCACTTGCGGCACATCGCCCGGACGGCACACGCGGCACAGGTCGAAGCCTTCGGCCAAGGCCTGCGCCACCAGTCTCTGTTTCAGCCCATCCATGGCTCTTTCTCTGGCCAGAAATATCCTGGGGTGAGGCCGCAGGCCGAGGGGCAAAGCCCCTTAAAAGTCAAGATCGGCATAATGCGCCGGCGGCGGGAAACCCGGCACCTGGTCGGCCAGGATGTTGCGGAACGCCGGGCGCGACTTGATCTTGGCGTACCAGTCCTTGACCACGTCCGAGCGGTTCCAGTCCACGTCGGAGATATAGTCGAGGCTCGACAGGTGCGCCGCGGCGGCGAAATCGGCCAGGGTCATCACGTCGCCGGCCAGCCAGCGGCGGCGGTCCAGCAGCCACGCCATGTAATCGAGGTGGAACTTGATCGCCTTGGCGCCCGCCTTGACGTTGGTGCTGTCGGGAAAGCCCTTGCCCATCACCTTCTTGTTCACCCGCTCGTAGAGCAGTTTCGACGTCACCTCGTGATGGAACTTGTCGTCGAACCACGCCACCAGCCGGCGCACCTCGTAGCGGCCCTCGTGCGCCTTGGGCATCAGGGCGGGCTCGGGGTGCTTGTCTTCGAGGTACTCGCAGATCGGCGTGCTTTCCGACAGGGTCATGCCGTCCAGCCGCAGCACCGGCACCTTGCCCGCCGGGTTGCGGCGCAGGAAATCGGGGTCGGCTTCCCAGTAGCGTTCCTCCACCAGTTCACATTCGATCCGCTTCTCGGCGAGGCATAGCCGCACCTTGCGGCAGAAGGGCGAGAGTGGAACGTGATAGAGCTTGGCCATTGGGGGTCCGGTCATCTTGCGAAATCAGTCCTTCAATGCCCTGTAAGCGCGTCCATTTCAATCCTCGAAACACGCCGCGCGCCCGTCACGGCGAATCGTGGCCGCCCCGTCCATGATGCCGGCGGCGCGCCGGCGCGTGGCATCGCTGGGCCGGGACGCAGAGCGGTCCTTGGGATTGGGCAGGACGGCGGCCAGCCGCGCCGCCTGCACGTCGCTCAGCGCGTCGGGGGCGACGTCGAAATAGTGCCGGGCGGCGGCATCGATGCCGAAGATCCCCTCGTCGAACTCCGCCACGTTCAGGTAGACCTCGATGATCCGCCGCTTGGACCAGAACAGCTCGACCACCGGCGTCAGCCCGGCCTCAAGCGCCTTTCGGGTCCAGCTGCGCCCGTGCCAGAGATAGACGTTCTTGACCACCTGCTGGCTAAGGGTCGACGCGCCGCGCCCGCTACCGTCTTCAAGCGCGTCGCGGATGGCGTTCATGTCAAAGCCCCAGTGCAGGCAGAAATTGGCGTCCTCTGCCGCCACCAACGCGCGCGCCATCACGGGCGCCACATCGCCGAGCGGCACCCATCGGTGCCGGATCTCGCCCAGGCGAAAGGCCTCCTGTTTCATGTAGAGCGTATCGGGCGGCGCGAACCAGCGATGCGCCAGGACCGTGCCGCAGACGATCACCACCACGATCAGGAACAGGCGCACGACCCAGACCCGCGCCCACAGGACGGGGGCGGCGATCCGGTCCATCACCGAGGGTCTGGATTTTCTGCTGCTCGTTTTCCTGGCCATCGCTGCCCGCAATAGTGCAAACCGGGGTCCGATGGTCAATCGGCACTTTGTTCCGGCGGACCATATCCGCGCCGGAGGCAAGGCGGACCCGCCCCCGGCCGGATACGATATCAGACCCTATTCCGCCGGAATGGCGCTGTCCTCGATGCCGATGGGATGCTCCAGCTTGCCCAGCATCTCCTTCGGGCAAACCTGGACGAACTTGTCCTTTTCGGCGTCCCAGTATTGCAGGATCTCGCGCGCCCTGAGGCTGCCGGTTTCCTCGGCATGGCGTTCGATCAGGTCCTTCAGCTCGGTCAGCCAGTGCAGTTCGGTCACCGGGCAGGTCACCACGGATTCACGGTTGATCAGCTTGTCGGTCGCGCCTTCGGGATCATAGAGGAAGGCCATGCCGCCGGTCATGCCCGCGGCAAAGTTCGCGCCGACCGGCCCGAGGATCGCGGCCATGCCGCCGGTCATGTATTCGCAGCCATTGCTGCCGCAGCCCTCGATCACCACCCTGGCGCCCGAGTTGCGCACGGCGAAGCGTTCACCGGCGCGGCCGGCGGCAAAGAGATAGCCCGCGGTCGCCCCGTAAAGGACGGTGTTGCCGATGATCGTGTTCTCCGCCGCCTCCAGCGGGCTGACCATGGGCGGGCGCACCACGATGGTCGCCCCCGACAGACCTTTGCCGACATAGTCGTTGGCATCGCCCGACACCTCGATCTTCAGCCCCGGCGCGGCGAAGGCGCCAAGGCTCTGGCCGGCAGAGCCGGTCAGCTTGACGGTCAGGTGATCGGGTTGCAGCGCGTTGCGCATTCCGAAGTTGCGGACGATATGGCTGCTAACGCGGGTGCCCACGGTGCGGTGCGTGTTCTGCACGGCGTAGTGCAGCTGCATCTTCTCGCCATCGTTTAGGAACCGCGCGGCGTCGCGCACGATCTCGGCGTCCAGCGTATCGGGCACCTCGTTGCGGGGCTTGTTGCGGTCATAGGTGATGTGCTGCGCGCCATCCACGGTGATCAGCATCGGGTTGAGGTCGAGATCGTCCAGATGCGCCGAGCCGCGGCTGACCTGGGTCAGCAGGTCGGCACGGCCGATCACGTCATCGAGGCTGCGCGCACCGATGCTGGCGAGGATCTCGCGCACTTCCTGCGCGTAGAAGGTGATCAGGTTCACCACCTTGTCGGCATTGCCGGTGAACTTTTCGCGCAGCGACTCGTCTTGGGTGCACACGCCCACGGGGCAGGTGTTGGACTGGCACTGGCGCACCATGATGCAGCCCATGGCGATCAGGGCGGCGGTGCCGATGCCGTATTCCTCGGCCCCCATCATCGCGGCCATGACGATGTCGCGCCCGGTGCGCAGGCCGCCATCGGTGCGCAGGGTGATGCGGTCGCGCAGGTTGTTCATCGACAGAACCTGGTGCGCCTCGGTCAGGCCCATTTCCCAGGGCAGGCCGGCGTACTTGATCGACGTGGCCGGGGACGCGCCCGTGCCGCCATTGTGCCCCGAAATCAGAATCACGTCGGCCTTGGCCTTGGCGACGCCGGCGGCGATGGTGCCGACGCCGGATTGCGACACCAGCTTGACGCAGACCTTCACGGTCGGGTTGATTTGCTTGAGGTCATAGATCAGCTGCGCCAGGTCCTCGATCGAATAGATGTCGTGGTGCGGCGGAGGTGAAATAAGCGTCACGCCCTCGGTCGAGTGGCGCAGACGCGCGATCAGCTTGGTCACCTTCATGCCCGGAAGCTGCCCGCCCTCGCCAGGCTTGGCGCCCTGGGCCACCTTGATTTCAAGCTCTTCGCATTGGTTGAGGTATTCCGCCGTCACGCCGAAGCGGCCCGAGGCGACCTGCTTGATCTTGGCGCTGGGGTTGTCGCCGTTGGGTTCGGGCACGAAATGCGCAGGATCCTCGCCGCCCTCGCCACTGTCGGAGCGCGCGCCGATGCGGTTCATGGCCACGTTCAGGGTCTTGTGCGCCTCGGGGGATAGCGCCCCCAGCGACATGCCCGGCGTGACGAAGCGTTTGCGGATCGCGGTGACGCTTTCCACCTCTTCCAGCGGCACGGCGTTGCCCATGGGCTTGATCGCCATCAGGTCGCGCAGGTGAATGGGCGGGTTGGCCTGCATCGCCTGGCTGTAGCGTTTCCACAGCTCGAAGCTGGCCTTGTTGCAGGCCATCTGCATCATGTGCATCGTCTGCGCGCCCCAAGCGTGGGTCTCGCCCGATTTGCGCGACTTGTAGAAACCGCCGATAGGCAGCACGTTCTTGCCGCCGCGGAAGGCGGTGGCGTGGATTTCCTCCAGCTTGGCCTGGATGCCGCTGATGCCGATGCCGGAAATACGGCTGGTGAGGCCCGGGAAATACTCGGCACACATGGCGCGGCTCAGCCCCACGGCCTCGAAATTCAGGCCGCCGCGATAGGACGAGATGACACTGATGCCCATCTTCGACATGATCTTCAGCAGGCCCTGGTCGATGGCGAGGCGATAGCGCGCCACGGCCTCGGTCAGAGAACAATCCAGCAGGCCGCGCTCGATCCGGTCGGCCAGGCTGTCCTCGGCCAGATAGGCGTTGACCACGGTGGCGCCCGCGCCGATCAGGACGGCAAAGTAATGAGGGTCGATGCATTCCGCCGAACGGACATTCAGGCTGGTGAAGGTGCGCAGGCCCTTGCGAGTCAGGTGGCTGTGCACCGCACTGGTGGCCAGGATCATCGGCATGGCGATGCGCGTCTCTGAAACGCCCTGATCGGTCAGCACGATATGCCCGGCACCCGAGCGCACGGCATCCTCGGCCTCGGCGCGGATACGTTCCAGTCCGGCCTTCAGCGCGCCCTTGCCGGATTCGAACGTGCAGTCGATCTCGCACAGGTCGGCGTTCAGGCATTCCAGCATGGCCTGCCACTGCGCGTTGCCAACGAACGGGCTTTCCAGCACCATGATCTCGGTCTGGGCGCTCGACTCGTCCAGCACATTCTTGAGGTTGCCGAACCGCGTCTTCAGGCTCATGACGCGAAATTCGCGCAGGCTGTCGATCGGCGGGTTGGTCACCTGGCTGAAGTTCTGGCGGAAATAGTGACTGAGCGGGCGGTATTTCTTGGACAGGACCGCGCTGGGCGTGTCGTCGCCCATGCTGGCCACGACTTCCTTGCCGTCCTCGGCCATGGGGGCGAGGACCTGTTCCAGCTCTTCCACGGAATAGCCCGCGGCGATCTGGCGGCGGCGCAGGTCGGTGCCCGAACATGTCGCCGTCTCGGTCACGCCGGCCAGTTGCTCGTCGAGGTCTGTGATCTTGCCCACCCATTCGTCGAAGGGCAGGGCGCGCGCCAGTTTGTCCTTGATCTCGGTGTCGTGGTAAAGAAGCCCCTTCTGGGTGTCCACGGCCAGCATCTGGCCCGGGCCCAGAGCGCCTTTTTCACGCACGGTGGCCTCGTCGATCGGGACCATCCCGGCCTCGGACCCGGCGATCACCAGGCCGTCGCCCGTCACGACATAGCGCATCGGGCGCAACCCGTTCCGGTCGAGCCCAGCACAGACCCAGCGGCCATCGGTCATGGCAAGAGCTGCGGGGCCGTCCCACGGCTCCATCACCGAGTTGCAGTAGGAATACATGTCGCGCCACGCGACGGGAAGTTCCTCGGCCTGCTTCGACCAGCTTTCCGGCACCAGCATGGTTTTCGCCATGGGCGCCGAGCGTCCGGCCCGCACCAGAACCTCGAAAACAGAGTCTAAAGCGGCGGAATCCGACGATCCTTGCGCGATGATCGGCTTGATATCCTCGGCCATCTCTCCAAAGGATTGCGAGGCCATGCGGATCTCGTGGCTTTTCATCCAGTTGGTGTTGCCCTTCAGCGTGTTGATCTCGCCGTTATGGGCCAGCATGCGGAAGGGTTGCGCCAGCCACCATTGCGGGAAGGTATTGGTGGAATAGCGCTGGTGATAGATGGCGAAATTCGACTTGAACCGCTCGTCCTTGAGATCGGGATAGAATTCCGCGACCTGCTCGGCCAGCATCATGCCCTTGTAGATGATACTGCGGCAGCTGAGCGACGCGATATAGAGCTGGCCCACGCCCGCCGCGGCGGCGGCTTTCTCGATCCGGCGGCGGATGACGTAAAGCTCGCGCTCGAAATCCTCTTCGTCGATGCCCTTGGCGTTGGAAATCAGGATCTGCTCGATCTCGGGGCGGGTGGCGTTGGCCTTTTCTCCCAGCACGCTGATGTCCACCGGCACGTGGCGCCAGCCATAGATGTAATGGCCCATGCGCAGCACTTCGGTTTCCACGATGGTCCGGCAGGTTTCCTGCGCGCCGAAATCCGTGCGCGGCAGGAACACCTGACCCACCGCCAGCAACTGGTTTTCGCGCGGCTCGTGGCCGGTGCGCTGCACCTGGTCATAGAAGAACGGCACCGGGATCTGGATATGAATGCCCGCGCCGTCGCCTGTCTTGCCGTCGGCATCGACGGCGCCCCGGTGCCAGATCGCCTTGAGCGCGTCGATCCCGGCCTCGACCACCTTGCGGCTGGCCTTGCCATTGACGGACACCACCAGGCCGACGCCGCAGGAGGAATGCTCTTCCTCTTCGGAATACATGCCGTTCTCGGCCATCCACTTGCGCTTTTGCTCTTCGCGCGAGGCCCAGTTTGCATCGAATTTGGTCATCACAATACCCTTTCAGTGGGTGCGGGCGTGGCCCGGAAAACAGTCTCTAAGCTAGCGAAATACGCTTATTCCGCCGCCACCGCCGTTGCGCCGGCGTCCATTTCTTCAAGGATTGCCGCAGCGGCGTCACGCCCGTCGCGGATCGCCCAGACCACCAGGCTCGCGCCGCGCACGATGTCGCCCACCGCATAGACGCCCGGCAGGGACGTCTTGCCGCTGGTGAACTCGGCGCGGATGGTGCCCCAGCGGGTCACGGTCAGCTCGTCCTGGCCCCACAGCGTCGGCAGCTCCTCGGCCTCGAAGCCCAGCGCCTTGATCACAAGGTCGGCGGGCTCGTCATAATCCGCGCCCTCGATCTCTTCGGGGCTTTGCCGGCCCGTTGCGTCGGGCGAGCCAAGGCGCATCTTCTGAACCTTGACGGAGGTCACCGGGTCGCCGTGGAACGCCTTGGGGGCGGAAAGCCACTCGAATTCCACGCCTTCTTCC belongs to Roseovarius sp. THAF27 and includes:
- the gltB gene encoding glutamate synthase large subunit gives rise to the protein MTKFDANWASREEQKRKWMAENGMYSEEEEHSSCGVGLVVSVNGKASRKVVEAGIDALKAIWHRGAVDADGKTGDGAGIHIQIPVPFFYDQVQRTGHEPRENQLLAVGQVFLPRTDFGAQETCRTIVETEVLRMGHYIYGWRHVPVDISVLGEKANATRPEIEQILISNAKGIDEEDFERELYVIRRRIEKAAAAAGVGQLYIASLSCRSIIYKGMMLAEQVAEFYPDLKDERFKSNFAIYHQRYSTNTFPQWWLAQPFRMLAHNGEINTLKGNTNWMKSHEIRMASQSFGEMAEDIKPIIAQGSSDSAALDSVFEVLVRAGRSAPMAKTMLVPESWSKQAEELPVAWRDMYSYCNSVMEPWDGPAALAMTDGRWVCAGLDRNGLRPMRYVVTGDGLVIAGSEAGMVPIDEATVREKGALGPGQMLAVDTQKGLLYHDTEIKDKLARALPFDEWVGKITDLDEQLAGVTETATCSGTDLRRRQIAAGYSVEELEQVLAPMAEDGKEVVASMGDDTPSAVLSKKYRPLSHYFRQNFSQVTNPPIDSLREFRVMSLKTRFGNLKNVLDESSAQTEIMVLESPFVGNAQWQAMLECLNADLCEIDCTFESGKGALKAGLERIRAEAEDAVRSGAGHIVLTDQGVSETRIAMPMILATSAVHSHLTRKGLRTFTSLNVRSAECIDPHYFAVLIGAGATVVNAYLAEDSLADRIERGLLDCSLTEAVARYRLAIDQGLLKIMSKMGISVISSYRGGLNFEAVGLSRAMCAEYFPGLTSRISGIGISGIQAKLEEIHATAFRGGKNVLPIGGFYKSRKSGETHAWGAQTMHMMQMACNKASFELWKRYSQAMQANPPIHLRDLMAIKPMGNAVPLEEVESVTAIRKRFVTPGMSLGALSPEAHKTLNVAMNRIGARSDSGEGGEDPAHFVPEPNGDNPSAKIKQVASGRFGVTAEYLNQCEELEIKVAQGAKPGEGGQLPGMKVTKLIARLRHSTEGVTLISPPPHHDIYSIEDLAQLIYDLKQINPTVKVCVKLVSQSGVGTIAAGVAKAKADVILISGHNGGTGASPATSIKYAGLPWEMGLTEAHQVLSMNNLRDRITLRTDGGLRTGRDIVMAAMMGAEEYGIGTAALIAMGCIMVRQCQSNTCPVGVCTQDESLREKFTGNADKVVNLITFYAQEVREILASIGARSLDDVIGRADLLTQVSRGSAHLDDLDLNPMLITVDGAQHITYDRNKPRNEVPDTLDAEIVRDAARFLNDGEKMQLHYAVQNTHRTVGTRVSSHIVRNFGMRNALQPDHLTVKLTGSAGQSLGAFAAPGLKIEVSGDANDYVGKGLSGATIVVRPPMVSPLEAAENTIIGNTVLYGATAGYLFAAGRAGERFAVRNSGARVVIEGCGSNGCEYMTGGMAAILGPVGANFAAGMTGGMAFLYDPEGATDKLINRESVVTCPVTELHWLTELKDLIERHAEETGSLRAREILQYWDAEKDKFVQVCPKEMLGKLEHPIGIEDSAIPAE
- the mtgA gene encoding monofunctional biosynthetic peptidoglycan transglycosylase, whose product is MDRIAAPVLWARVWVVRLFLIVVVIVCGTVLAHRWFAPPDTLYMKQEAFRLGEIRHRWVPLGDVAPVMARALVAAEDANFCLHWGFDMNAIRDALEDGSGRGASTLSQQVVKNVYLWHGRSWTRKALEAGLTPVVELFWSKRRIIEVYLNVAEFDEGIFGIDAAARHYFDVAPDALSDVQAARLAAVLPNPKDRSASRPSDATRRRAAGIMDGAATIRRDGRAACFED
- the queG gene encoding tRNA epoxyqueuosine(34) reductase QueG → MDGLKQRLVAQALAEGFDLCRVCRPGDVPQVPARLAAFLDKGYHGQMDWLADRAHWRGAPDVLWPEARSVIMLGESYTPESDPMATLDDPEVGTVSVYARNRDYHDIVKKRLKRLARWLIAEAGGEVKVFVDTAPVPEKPLGEAAGLGWQGKHTNLVSRQMGSWFFIGSVFTTLEIDTDPAEEDHCGSCRACLDICPTDAFPAPYQLDARRCISYLTIEHKGPVDGELRERMGNRIYGCDDCLAVCPWNKFAVEATELRYHARDDLVAPPLAELAKLDDAGFRARFSGSPIKRIGRDRFVRNVLYAIGNSGRPDLAPVAQDLCDDPDATVADAARWAVKRLDHAANGRD
- a CDS encoding glutathione S-transferase family protein, giving the protein MAKLYHVPLSPFCRKVRLCLAEKRIECELVEERYWEADPDFLRRNPAGKVPVLRLDGMTLSESTPICEYLEDKHPEPALMPKAHEGRYEVRRLVAWFDDKFHHEVTSKLLYERVNKKVMGKGFPDSTNVKAGAKAIKFHLDYMAWLLDRRRWLAGDVMTLADFAAAAHLSSLDYISDVDWNRSDVVKDWYAKIKSRPAFRNILADQVPGFPPPAHYADLDF